The following are from one region of the Hyphomicrobium album genome:
- a CDS encoding alpha/beta fold hydrolase, producing the protein MQLVSLAKNPVPSGGAVGAFKGYDGAELRYARWDATRLPRRGTICLFGGRAEFIEKYFEVIADLRRRGFAVATMDWRGQGGSQRMLSNPHKGHVRGFWEYDRDLIRFMKDIVLPDCPPPFVGLGHSMGGSILLRNATMPGLWFERIVLTAPMVAINEACLGTTASRAQTYAETMSLFGMSTAYVVGGSDQVYAHRKFEGNELTSDPERWQRTKAVLDLAPALGLGSPTVGWLKSALRSCRMLNAPDFPARINVPLLMFAAGNDTIVSTRAVEDFAVRAKVSSCILMPGSKHEILQENDAVRTRFWAAFDAYLGVEMKVA; encoded by the coding sequence ATGCAGCTGGTATCGCTCGCTAAGAACCCGGTTCCGAGCGGGGGCGCCGTCGGAGCCTTCAAGGGCTATGACGGCGCGGAGCTGCGCTATGCGCGCTGGGATGCGACGCGACTGCCGCGGCGCGGCACCATCTGCCTGTTCGGCGGCAGGGCCGAGTTCATCGAGAAGTATTTCGAGGTCATCGCGGACTTGCGCCGGCGCGGCTTTGCCGTGGCGACGATGGATTGGCGCGGGCAGGGCGGCTCGCAGCGCATGCTGTCCAACCCGCACAAAGGTCACGTGCGCGGCTTCTGGGAGTACGACCGCGACCTCATCCGCTTCATGAAGGACATCGTCCTTCCGGATTGCCCGCCGCCGTTCGTCGGGCTCGGGCACTCAATGGGCGGTAGCATCCTCCTGCGCAATGCCACGATGCCCGGCCTCTGGTTCGAACGGATCGTCCTCACGGCGCCGATGGTCGCCATCAACGAGGCCTGCCTCGGCACCACGGCGTCGCGCGCGCAGACCTATGCCGAAACCATGTCGCTGTTCGGCATGTCCACCGCCTACGTGGTCGGCGGCTCCGATCAGGTCTACGCGCACCGGAAATTCGAAGGCAACGAGCTGACCTCGGACCCCGAGCGCTGGCAGCGCACGAAGGCGGTGCTCGATCTCGCGCCCGCGCTGGGCCTCGGATCGCCGACCGTCGGCTGGCTCAAGAGTGCCCTGCGCTCCTGCCGGATGCTCAATGCGCCCGATTTTCCGGCGCGCATCAACGTTCCGCTGCTCATGTTCGCCGCCGGCAACGACACCATCGTTTCAACGCGCGCGGTCGAGGACTTCGCCGTGCGCGCCAAGGTGTCATCCTGCATCCTTATGCCGGGATCGAAGCACGAGATCCTGCAGGAGAACGACGCCGTGCGCACCCGCTTCTGGGCGGCGTTCGACGCCTATCTCGGCGTCGAGATGAAGGTCGCCTGA
- a CDS encoding Hsp20 family protein — MRQFDFAPLYRSTVGFDRLAQMLDSAGGFEAEGYPPYNIERLGDNEYRITMAVAGFTKDEFNIEVKENSLVVSGQKAADDKQRVFLHRGIAARSFERRFQLADHVEVKGADFSDGLLHIDLVRNLPERMKPRTISIGSGSPKQIEAAA; from the coding sequence ATGCGACAGTTCGATTTTGCCCCTCTCTATCGCTCGACCGTCGGGTTCGACCGTTTGGCCCAGATGCTCGACAGCGCCGGTGGCTTCGAGGCGGAAGGCTACCCGCCCTACAACATCGAGCGTCTCGGCGATAACGAGTACCGCATCACCATGGCGGTCGCCGGCTTCACCAAGGACGAGTTCAACATCGAGGTGAAGGAGAACTCCCTCGTCGTGTCCGGCCAGAAGGCCGCGGACGACAAGCAGCGCGTTTTCCTGCACCGTGGCATTGCCGCGCGCTCGTTCGAGCGGCGTTTCCAGCTCGCCGACCACGTCGAGGTGAAAGGCGCCGATTTCAGCGACGGCCTGCTGCACATCGATCTCGTGCGCAACCTGCCTGAGCGGATGAAGCCGCGCACGATCTCGATCGGATCTGGTTCTCCCAAGCAGATCGAAGCCGCTGCGTAA